atgtgggactaatcaggggtgttacaatcacccccactcaaaggcttgacgttcTCGTCAAGCcctaacataacccagatcaaaccctagcatagtgcatgtgaggcgtagcctagtggtggctccacgccgtgacgagtcctctgactccgtctacgggtagccctttcctatcgagccccctcaccatacacaaatgctaggtcggctttgataccaaatattatgactcgggcctgataggctaactggcctatcaacttcgttaggtctaaaccactgaccaaaatgcttaagctgaagttgatagtagtacactcatcagacccttataagccaatcttaatcttgcccactttcgatgtgggactaatcaaggatgttacaatcacccccactcaaaggcttgacgtcctcgtcaagacccaacataacccagatcaaaccctagcatagtgcatgtgaggcgtagcccagtggtggctccacgccgtgacgagtcctctgactccgtctacgggtagccctttcctactcgagccccctcaccatgcccaaatgttaggtcggctctgataccaaatgtcatgacccgagtctgatgagccaactagccgataactccattttggtccttcaaccacggaccaaaatgcttaagcgggagtttacgtagtacactcatcagactcttataagtcaatcttaatcctacccactttcaatgtgggactaatcaggggtgttacagagCAACCCCTCcctccttgcatggtctcatccgtcACTAAGCGAGCCTACTTGCATAGAGCACTATCAAGTTTGGTTGCCTACATTGAGTTATAGCTCAAACTTGaccatctcaacctttgtgcactaTGCGTTCTTCCCAACTCATTTATCTTTGTGGtgtctcttgcgcgaagggttagccACTCCTCTGAATGCCAAACTCGGATACCCGCTCCTCTAAGAAACTCCTTTCCCCACATCTCTATGCATGTTTCCCTCAAGCACATGCATGTTGGTTGCCCTCAACACATTCCAACTAGGTTCCTcatgtttgcatgtcaagtgtttctaagtgtgTTTGTCCTACTCTAATACCATTTATCACGGACTCTAATACCCGataacatgtttaaaaaaaatctatggaTTGTCACGAACTtaactggatttgcctaagtcatgcgacacATTTACGTGTCTATCCATAAAGGATCAATAGCCCCATAACCTATTAGGATCCCCTACGGACCTACAAAAGAAAAGACGTGTTAGAATATGCATTATACTCCAGATCGCAGAAGCAGACATTTCAGTAAATACTTGattgacaatgcaaattacaaatatagactttGCAAGCTCTGAATAGTCGCACGACAAAGGGTCCAAAGGCATCTACTGTAACCAAAAGtcctcacaagtgcccacatggcaCAGTTGCAAAACAAAGCAGTGAACCAACCCTAGGCAATACTCTAAAGGCCCATCCAACCATGTGCCACCCAGGTAGCTCCAAGTTATTGTATTGGATAACACTTCACACTAATCTATGTAGCCAGAAAACACACAAGATGATTTCTTGGATGACTTATTTTTACGCAATTTTGCCTCTGCATGACGATCGTACATAACTTGCATGTACAGAATTGAAATGGtcacaaaagccaaccaaaataagGATGTCAAGCCTACCACAAGTCTTCTACAtgatgtgcaaagtatgaacaaaactgAATGACATAGACATATAgaaacattacatcgaacaccttgcCTACAAGGCTATCCATGATAGGATGTTGAAATAGACAATGCAAGTCTATTGGCATCAGTAGTGTGAggaaagggggagagagagagagagagatctaagAAACTAtactaattattataaaaatcgaATTGAATTCTCTTAATTTAACTGCAAATATTACCTTATACAAAACTATATGGTAAGATAAGAATCAAGTAGTCAAATCTCAAATAGTTGAAAGCCATGTTAGCGCAACTAAATGGAATCGTAAGATGATTAAGATATTAGTTAGATGTGATGTTAGTTACTACCTTATCTTAACCTAATTATTCCATCTAATAATTTTCTGCCCATGTTTAAGAGTAAGATCTATGGAATGATCAAAAAGATGAAATACCTGTAGCATTGTCAGTTGAGCCGACAATGTTGTTGCTTCAGTTTGTAGAGTCTGCACCTTCCGCTCAAGCTCAGCAATGTATCGCATCTTCCTTTCTTTTGATCTTGCAGCTGACTGTCTGTTGGCCAAGATCCTATAACAAATACCAACTCTAATCAAGAAAGAAAATCCTGCATAGGGTGTCAAGGGTAAAACTTTTAGCAAAAGAATATCTTCTAGCAAGAAAAGTCAGTTTAGATATAGAAATTAATTACTGGAGTCGTGAACTTATGAGCTTGTGCATAAATACCTCATTGAAATAAGTACATCCATAGTCAGGAGGCATAGCAAGACATGCAAGTGAGGAACTTATTGCATAAGAATGCCTAATATCTAGTTAACCTAAGGAGTGGAGAGTGTTCAACAACAAATGAGCATAAAAAATTATCTTAATGGCTGATTGGCATGCTCTTATAAAGCTGAAATAATCTTAAAGGATATTACCCTCAAGTGAATCTGACAACTGAAGTAAATAACACATAACTATCTCAAAGACAGGCATCTAATTTATGTTTTATTATGGAAACAAGTCCTGCAGGTACCATCACAAATTCATTTTGTTAATTAAAAACAAGCCACAACAACATTACAGATTTAACATTCATGGTAAAGTTGACTGAAAGTTAACCCATtagtaaattaaaatatgcatatgaGCTACTATAAGGAGAGAACAATCATGGAAATCACAATTGTGGCACAACACATCACCTGATGGCTATAAACAACAAATTGAAGTAGCTGCAAGAGACCGTATGTAACTTTGTCCTTAGTTACATCAGAAGGAACTGGATTTTAAAACAAGATGAATGAAAATTTCTATGACAAATAACATGGAACTTTTCAACCATTATCACCAATAAATATAGGTGCCGAGAAAATTTGATGATGACCACATCAGCAGGTGTTTATCATGGCAGATGCATCTTGAAGATGCTTATATGGAATCCCACATTAAAGAGGAGGAGCCATAACTTGGTTCATTCTCATAGTTATCTGAATGTTTAATCTGGATGAGCTAAATGGTTCTCTAATTAGTTGACATAAATTAACTGGGAATGATGTGACAAgcaacatcatttttatgttaaaataatgaaacaacaaaaaaaattgaCAGTATAAAAGAtcataaatgacaataataacaaATGTTAGCTGACAGCATTCTTTCAAGTTATATGTATGGACTAGGGTGATATTCTTTTATCACTCAAGAATTAGTAATAACCAAACAAGGACCTGGTGTGTCTCAATATGAGATGATGAACCTCTAACGCATCAGTAAAAGCCTCATATAGCATGCATTTGGTTTCGGTGTCAATAAATACTTCCAAACTAACAATTAATTTGACAAATAGTTCTACTGAATAACTTAAaggaaaataaataactttatttGGTAAGGAAGACCTCTTTGTGCGCTTTGGATCAACAAGAGCCAGTTCTGCAAGTTTTGCAGCTGACATAGCTTTCTTCGCCTCTGCAGATAATGGTCCTTCCCCACCAGACAGCAGGAACTCTGACTTGATTGCAGTAGATCCATCCAAAGATTGGCTATGCTGATGCCTTATCCTTGGCTTCTCACTCGAACTCGATGCCACATTCTCACCCTGAAGAGGAGCCTGAACGGGAGGCAAAGCAGACTGTGAAACCTCACCAATCGACAGAGTAGCAGAGGTAGCACCAGAGCTGAACTTTTCCACATCGATGTACATGGAAACGAGGTCCTCCTCAGCCTCATCAGACAGCGATGGTCCACCATGCGACCCCACCACACCAAGGTCACTATCAAAGCAGATATCATCTGGGAGGCCGAGTATTTCTGAGTGTGCTCTACGGTGACCAGCATTCCTTTGTGGGAAATCAGGCATCCGGCTGACATCATAGCTGAACCGCCGAGCATCAGATGGTGTCTCGTAAGCAAAATGACCAGAATTCGAAGATGgctgagaagaagaagaggctgaGAGATCACCCATAAAGCTGAAACTGCTCGAAGGGGAACCAAAGGGGGAGTATCGTGGCAAATGGGGCGGCAAACCACGACCACTACCTCCACCTCCGCCTCCGCCAGGTGCTGGCGACTTATCCTTGTCCATGACTATGGATGGATCCACAGAACTCAACAATCACAAAGGTACCACCTTTCTTAGAGAAACCAGTACGGAATCCAGAAACAAACTTAGAGACGAGGTCACAGATGGAACCCCAACGATCAAAGATCCGTAACTCTTCAGGATCAACGAAATGTCCTTACTTTTTGGACAATCGCCTAAACATCTGGTGGACGTGAAGGAAACACAAAGTCAAACACAAAACATCTATAGATTATGTTTATGTCAGCAAACGATAGAGCTTTCTTAAGATCTCAAACCCAACAAAATCAACTACGAAAAGAGAAGCGATCGAACCAAAAATAGAAACGTTTTTCCGCTAATACGAGTCCTAGAAACGGGTCGCAGCGACAGGGCCCTGAACCCTAGAAATGCCGAGATCTGGGTTTCCAAAAGCGAGAAAAGATGGCCGCTTTTTAGGAAGCGAACTATCTGGCCCCAAAAAACACTCGAACGCAGCAAAGAACAGATATTCTGAGTCGGCAGACACTGACTTCCATCTACTAATCAGATGACATTGACGGAGGGGCGTAGGAATGCTTTACGGGGCCGGGAGGATTGAGGAGATAAGCATCACACGGTTTCAGATAGGAAACCCGTAGGATAAAGAGATTGCTAAATAAACATTTCGTACCACGTTGCAACGGATTACAAACCTTCGCTGCGAACTCTCCCCTGCAAGTAATCGATCGATGAGTCGGAAGAACTCGTTGAGGCAGAGCGACGCTGTACCCTCAACCCCCGACGCTTAATGCATTCCCCAAAAGAACAGCGACACTTCCGGTGAGACCAGGTCGACAGGAAACAGCGGCCGGCTCGTCGTACGGAAGTCCGACGGCTGGTAGGTAAGTGGGCGCCACGATATTCGTGCGCGACCGCGAAACGAAAGATCCGACGGCAATCTTGAGACCGTGATGACGGCGTGTGATGGTCACGTGCGTTCGAGTCCGTGGATTGGAACTGGCCCACAACGTCATTTGGTTCGGGAGACAGGAAACAGCCTCCTAGTCGTAAGGCAGTTCGACACCTGGCATTTGATGAGCGAGAGCAGCAGAATTCATGCATGATCGTCGAACGGAAGATCTAACGGCCGTCTCTAGACACTGATGACGGCGTGGTCACGTGGGTTTGAGTCAGTGGATTGGGCTGGCCCAGTACTCAATAGGTTGCTTCGATCCCGCCATGTCGAAAGACAGGAAACAGCTCCCCATACCTATGAGAATCCGAGACCTGGCTGGCAAGGGAGAGGGGATTCCTTCGAGATTCGCGCATGATCGTGGAAAGTTCAACGGTTGCCTTGAGCCCTTGATGATGGCATGTGATTGTCACGTGAGTTCGAGTCGGCCCACTGGGAAGGCTATCGGTCCAAATTAACACAGACAATATAACATGTAGTTGATGAACTCAGTGTTTGCCATTCATAACATTGACATCGATCTGACATAGATAAAATGACATAAACATAGGTCCAAATTAACTCCCATCACTTTCACGGACAATAAGTTATTTGAGTAGAACAGAGTTTTATATAGAGAACATTCATCATCATTTGAAGCATTCCTCTCTGCCCAGAAACAATGCCAGAAGTCAATGCTCAGTCAACTCCTTGACATGAATTCATGCTAGGTTTTATAGTTCATCCTGCAATTAAGACAGTGCAGTATTATTAGGTGAATCATCAAGATAGCGCTAGTGAGTATGAAAGTAATGACAGAAGGAGCTCAGTACTTACATGGTAATCATCATCTAGGTAATCCCTATGATGGCGCTGCACACAAGATGTTTCTAGTTAGGAAACCATTTTAATTGAGCTACAAACTAGAAAAGTATTTAACTCGGATAACAAATCTCAGCAAGGCAACATGGGGTAAAAGGAATAAACTGAACAATCTCCATTATGAATGTTCTAATGAATTCTGGGTTAATCAGAAAAAAGAGGAAATATGGACATACTTTTTTGTATCTCTCCCTGTCACGGTAACGTCGATCATGTCCCCGTTCTCTTCTTCTACGCTCACCTTCCTCTCTTGCCCTTTGAGCTTCCTGTACAAAAAACAATAACAGAATGAATTGTTAGCGTGTTAGCGGAGTAAGCATTTATTGAAGCCCTAAACAGAGCTCAATCTCGGAAAAAAAAAGGATCCATGTAGCCACCCTGGGGCATTTAATGGAGAAGTTTCAAACAGAGCCATAGGTAagaaaagatccatatagccacCCCATAGATAGGACACCATGGCTAGTCACCATCATTGTTGTTTTGTTTAATGGAGAAGGCATTTATAGTGACGAGAATGTATTCAGAAGAGAAGAAATGTCACACCTCTTCTTCTTTAGCTTTCCTTACTTTCTCTGCTTCCTCAAAGGCCTCCTTCTCGACCTGACAGTGGAAAAACACACCAATTGTATTTAGTAGATGAAGTACATTGAAAGTTATCAACTATGAACCAGAAAAAAAGCAAATGCACCTCTCTATTCTTAAGAACAGTCTCCTGGACAACCTCTTTTGCATAATCTGGATCATCACATATCAGGATGTTGTCATAGACTGAACCAGCCTTTACCTGCATTGTCATTTGCCTTGCAAGTTATGCATCATTCAACTTCACATCAAGCAGAAGCCACATATATATAGATGAAGGTGATCAATCAAACACAAACTTCATCAAAAGTAATTCCAAGCATGCAACATTACCTGCCAAACTTCAATACCAACGTATTGCAAAGGCTTCAGCACATAGAGATCAGGGTCATCTTCAAACTCTGATAAAAGGTAAAGGATTAGTCTAgccatataaaattaaaatactttCCAAAAGAATTTAATTTACTGAGATGATCTTCAAAaagaatttaatttaattattttgaagAGTGAGAGAAGAGAAAGATGAATGAAACAAAGAGAAAAAATTGACTAAATGTTTAATTCTTGGCACTCAAAAGATATCTGGTACAACAAAACATTACAAAATTTCTAGTGGATTTCTAGAAACTGAACTTGTTTATTCTCTTTTAGAACTTTATGGTGCAGTTGGAGAATCTACAACTCAAATTATAGCTTCTGAGGCTTTGAGAAATGTTCAATTACTTCATTGGGATTTCCAAAGCATTATACATACATTTTTGCAATGTAGAGAATGTAGAAGTAGTGGTTGAAGTTTTTTATATTGCTCTTACAACCCAAAAAACatgaaattgaacccaagaaaaaaaTTAGACAAATTAATGTTTCCTTACAGTTCACAATACTGCAAGAAGATATAAATGGAAATGTTTAAACATTTTACTCTTTTGtcgtaaaaaaatatttaccttCAAATTTTGAAAGGCTTAGACCATCCATGGTTGGTTGTAGTCCATTAAATGTTAAAGAAATTATATTTCATGCAATTAAGACAATCTTTGTCCAGTAGTACCACTTTCAAATTATTCACAATATCAAGAAGATAGAACATACTAGTATACTGCTACTCTAAAACTGTGTTTCTCCATTGGACTATGAATAAGTTGGTAATTTGATATGATGCTTATCTTACCAGGATTATCAATCCATGGGGTCTTCCATTTTCCTTTGTAGTTGGGGTTCTTGATCTTCTGTAAACTCACAATAAAGGATGAAGAACAGTATTTGTGCAGTCTACATGACACTAAAATCACAAATTCTTCTGAAATAACAAACCTTGTGTTTCCATGGTCCCTTGTAAGCTGGATTTGGTATCTTTGGTGGTTTCCATAGtccatcttcatcatcatccCATGTGTCAGGCTGATAACAAAAGAGTCAAGATAATTGAACCCCATAATGAAAAGCAAACAAATACTTTAGCCAGAAGAACTTGTCACCAATTAAGCTACAATCTCCTGATATATCACAATCAATGCATGAAGAACATGATGATTCCAAGAGTGCAACTTGTGCATTATAACAGGAGTTCCAAACTTCCAGAGGCATACCTTTTTCACCTTTGGATCAGGAATTTCCTTTGGTATTGAATCATATCCCTGAAACATGCAGAAAAAAGTTAGTAACTCACATACACTCAAAGAGTGTTACTATGCAGGATGTGGCAAACCTCTGGTTTAACATCATCAGGATCTTCAATGTATTCCCTGTCGTCCCAATCTTTGGGCTGAAACAGTGAAGAGCACGTCTTAGAAGATTTCCAATGGAGAGAATCAAATTACAAGTTTCTTTTATCATGATTGTTGATCAAGGTCCAACCTTTTTAGCATTGGT
This Musa acuminata AAA Group cultivar baxijiao chromosome BXJ1-2, Cavendish_Baxijiao_AAA, whole genome shotgun sequence DNA region includes the following protein-coding sequences:
- the LOC103972814 gene encoding transcription factor RF2a-like produces the protein MDKDKSPAPGGGGGGGSGRGLPPHLPRYSPFGSPSSSFSFMGDLSASSSSQPSSNSGHFAYETPSDARRFSYDVSRMPDFPQRNAGHRRAHSEILGLPDDICFDSDLGVVGSHGGPSLSDEAEEDLVSMYIDVEKFSSGATSATLSIGEVSQSALPPVQAPLQGENVASSSSEKPRIRHQHSQSLDGSTAIKSEFLLSGGEGPLSAEAKKAMSAAKLAELALVDPKRTKRILANRQSAARSKERKMRYIAELERKVQTLQTEATTLSAQLTMLQRDTNGLTAENNKLKLRLQTMEQQVHLQDALNEALREEVQHLKLATGQMLPNGGQSTNTIPPSLGANHQFYHQNQAMHSLLAAHQFQQLQIHSQHPQQLQPSHQIQPPSSLQHLHTLQPQQQPPADLRMKGSSTSQNQRGEATSDNNSAQE